The Paenibacillus pabuli DNA segment AGCCACGTTCGGCATGCTGATCATCAGCATTGTTGGCTTGCTCGTGAACATTCTCGTTGCCTGGATCATGATGCGCGGCAGCGACACGGAAAACAATCTTAATATGCGAGGTGCCTACCTGCATGTTATCAGCGATATGCTGGGCTCCATTGGCGCCATTGTGGCAGCACTGCTGATGATGTTCTTTGGTTGGGGCTGGGCAGATCCACTCGCGAGTGTAATCGTGGCCGTGCTGGTGCTGCGAAGCGGGTTTTTCGTAACGAAGTCCTCCCTGCATATTTTGATGGAAGGTACCCCGGCGAATGTGGATGTCAATGATCTCGTACAAACGATTAAAAAAGTAGACGGTGTCCATGGCGTTCACGATGTGCATGTATGGTCCATCACAAGCAACCTGAATGCACTGACCGCTCATATCGTGGTCGATGGATCATTGAGTATCTATGAAGCTGAAGCGCTTGTGCAGAAGATCGAACATATGCTAGAGCATAAAGATATCAAGCATGTCACCTTGCAGGTGGAATCCGAGAAGCACCTTCACGACAGTTCAGTATTATGCACGGTTAAGGGCGACGCACCCGACGCGCATGCACATCATCACCATTGAGAATGGTGCAACGTATAACAGTAAAACAAAAACAGGGCTGATTCCCTCAAGGGAATGCCCTGTTTTTGTTTTGTGTATATCTGTCTTCTGTTATCAGTTGGCCCGAGTACTAATCTACCAAAACTTCTGGATTACTTGTACTTAGAGAGTAGTTTCTGTTTCTTTTGATCAAATTCAAAATCAGTAATGATGTTTTTTTCCTTCAACTCACCTAACTGCAAAAGTTGTTCATGAACATTAACGGGCGGCTTCTTCAATTTATTAGCTCTAACCAAAACAACAATTGAAAAAGGTATTGCGTACAACATGGTTAACAGCGCCAAAAATGCCGCGTTATCTGGATCTTCTGGCCCTAAACCGAGTATCATAAAAAACGTTAATGTGAACAACACGATCCCAATGGTCGACAATACTTTCAAAACAATTCCTCCCAAACATTATGTACTTTCTTATTGAAATTTTAAATACTTGTTAAAAAACTAAATATCTACTTCGTCCCAATTCATAATGACATAACCAAGTTGGAACAAAAGAATAACAAGATAGCTGATGTTAATTACGAAGCTTGTTTTGAATCTCTTAGTCTTCTCCCCATATTCTTCTTTACTCATTCTTCCACGTTCGAACCTAGTTCTTATTCTTTTGTTCTCTCTCCATAACAGAGCAAATTCAATGGCGAGCATCGAGCCACTGATCGAGAGGCACTTCTATAAACACTGATGTTAACCCATTGGACATTCCGATGGATTCGATCACTGGTACAGCATGTTCAGGCATTGAAATGGTATTTCCGGTTCTGCTCACCCCTTATAACCATTACTTCTCATCCGATTCAGTCCAGATGGCAAATTCGCCATACCCCAAATACTCACGCACTTCAAGAACCTGATGACCAAGCATAACTATTCCCATACCGTTCTCCGTGTCCCAATCCGTGCTGCCACCTAGTATGGCTCCCAGGATCTTATCCTTCGGATCAGCCGGATTCCGATAAAGTTCAACTTCGCCAACCGCCATGAACGTAAGAATCCCCCTGCCCTCCACTTCGGCCAAGCCTGCAGGGTAGTCCGCCGTATCACTCGACATTTTCTCTGTTTTCCATTCATATGCCCGGTTGCATATGTCGTTAACCGTGTCATCCGGCAAGCGATTCAGCACATCGTGGATATGCCACTCTGCCTCTTCTAAACTGATGTCTTCCGTATTAAATCGATACTCCACCTCGGATTGGAACAACTCAAGCATCCCGTATCCAGAGACCCGATTCTCATCTGATGGCTCTTCTACGCCAACACGTTCCAAATGAAATCTTTCAGTCATACGATCCCTCCTTCATTAATCTCCGCCTCCGCCACAAGATGAGCAGCTGGATGAACTGCAGGAAGAGTCAGAAGAGGAGCTGCTGCACGATGAACCGGAATTTCCCGAGGAACCGCTGCTGTCGTTACAATGATCGGCATAACAGCTTGAACTGCTTGAACAACTGCTGCTTGACGAAGCTCCTTGGGCTGCCTTTTCCGGTGGGATAAGTTCCTGTTCGAGACGTCCCATGTGCACTCCGTACGTTGCCTCATGATACATGGAATGGTATACCATGGCACTCGCCATGATGAGAGCCACATCGGCTGTACCCGAGGATTCGAGGGATAGCTCTTGTTCGTTTAGACTTGCCGATCTCTGCAGCCTATCCATCAAATAAGAAATGACCTGTGCAGCTTCAGGATCTTCCTGCATGCGTCTCGTGTGGAAAAATTGATTCACCAATTCAGTTCGATCTCCCTGAGCGATCAGCTTCTGCAGGTCACCGGATATCGGGTAGCTGAAGAACTCCCCCCAGATTGCGGAGCTATATGGAGTGAACTCGAATAATTGACAGTATACCCAGTCAAACCATGCCCGTGCACCTGGATTCTCACGGCGGGTAACTGCCGGCTCATGATGTACCGTAGAACCCATAAATTCTGCACAATAATCAGCGTAGGATTTGGTAAACATCAGCATTTCGTGCCATAACTCGTCTACCTCATCGCTAAACATCGGGACCTGTTTCAGCAGAGAAGCCATAACGAAGTATCTTTTAAGCTCGAGCAGCTTCCATCGATACTCCAGCTTTTTCATATGAGGATATTCCTGCTCCATACGGAGCTTAAGTTTATTCGAAAAATGCTTATTAAAGCTCTTCTCCAATTGTTGAACAGTTTTATCGTAGGAAATGTCATCACGCAGTCCCAGATTCAAAGGTAATTTTTTGCGTCTATACGTAACTCTCGTGTGCCTTCTGCGTCTTCCTTTTGAACGAAAAATTCTGATCCTGCGCCGAATCACCAAGGCTGCAATCACCAGTAATCCTGCTGCAATGTAGTAGTAGATAGGCATAAAGAGCCTCTCCTCTCCGTTGTTCTTTTCTATGTATGGGTGAAACTCCCATAAGTATAATCGACGATTCAAAACTATTAAAGAGCCCTTAGGCATACAAGCCAGGGCCCTTTAATATCATAGCTCATTCGTCTCGATGGACTCTCGGTATTCTGAATCGCACTCCACACAGCATTAATGCTATATGCGTACGTTTAAAACTTTCTACTTATGCTGTAACTGTAATCGTTGATCATTAACAAATGCTTGTAAAAAGAACATCTCGTTCTCGTTGGGAGTCCGCTCATGTTCTTTCTCGAAGTTTGTTATTGCGCTATCTAATGATGTAGATGTCACTGCTCTATTACAGGAAGTCAGCTCTCTCCAAAACACATCCATCTCATCCAGGTCACATATGGATTCATGCCCGAGTAGGAAATGATCCGCATCATACTTTTGAATATCCTCTATCATCGGTAACAACATAGCTTGCTTGTAATGAAACAATGAATTAGTTGTTGTTCCATAAGGGCTGTCTCCAAGGAAAATAGTCTTTTCATCCGGAATGTATACGATTGTTGAATCATCTGTATGTGTGCTCCGAATGGTTTCAATCCTACAGACCTTATTGCCCAAATCAAGTTCGAGAGAACCTTCAAAACTGATATCAGAATCATTTAATTGATACGAGTTTCTCATGGGTATTTCATTCTTGATGATCTCCATACAGTGAGAACTCATCTTGTTTGACTCGACATATTCATGGAGTGAGTGGTCATCAAAAGAAAAGTTTCTCCAGATGTTCATCATTTGTTGGGTTAAACGATTAACAATAATCGTCGCATTGAATTCATTCATTCCTAAAAAATGATCCCAATGCGCATGCGTGATAACCAGATATTTAATTGGGGGTACATCTAAACGGCTTATTTCCTGCAAAAATTCTTGGGCATGCTGAACCGAATTCCCGCCATCGATCACTAGACTATATTGATCTCCACATACTAATCCTAAAGTCGGTCTATCTTTATCATTCTGGTTAGATAAGTAATAGATCGATTCACTTAATTTATTTAACATGTCAATTCTCCTCTAATTGTATTGTTGGAGTAAGAGAAAAACCGCATGTTAATGGATATTAACCATGGATCTTTCTCGTTTTAGCGATTTACCAATGGAATCACCCCGATTTCGTTTTTAGGTAGTACGTATGTAAATGCTTTTTAAGATAAGGCAATAATCAAACTCGTTATAAGAAGCACCAGCGTTACCGGAGCCCAAATTCTTCTTTCCCATACGCTGCGTGTTATGAGATTTAGGATTGTCCCCAGTACCAGATACCCAACAATAAACCAAATTGCTGTATCTGCAAATGAAGACCACTCAGGCAATAACACACCCGCTCTACTCAGTACAACTAAACCAATGAATACGAGAATAGTGATCTGCAGTAAACAGGAAAAGCGCATTGGTGTCGGATATTTCCCGGGAAACTTCCCACCCATCGCCGCCTCTCCCCACGGCATACCTGCAGCGAGTGCCACTTGAAAGAGAATGACAATCAGAATTAGGACAGTAAACAATATCGAAGACACTAATATCACCAATTCACATCCCCACATCTAAATGTAGTTTCTTTTCCTTATACTTTATTGACGTAAATCGGTCAGTATTCTTCAAACCACAATCGATAAAATTCTTCTGAAAACCAAAACCATATGAAACCCAGAATCAACATGATGCATCCTAATATTTTCAGAATCACTTCGATCATCTTAGGGAGTTTCATGCTCGGCAAGTTTTCTTCAAATTCGCTATTCGGTTTTATGCCTCGATATCTCATCAAAACAAATAGTTGATAAAGAATATCGGGAAAGAAATAAACCACTATACCTGTCACAAATACCGGAATAGATAAGTAACCAAACGTACTGGTTGTCCATTCAATCTCGATTCTATCCATTTTCTTAACATATAAATTCATTAGATTATATATCAAAATGAGCTCGTTCTTTTTGAGTGGAACTGAAAATATAATCCGGGTAATGATTGGCTAAAGGTGGAAGTTCATGCTCCCGGAAAAATTGCAAATCCTTCATCTCTTCATTATTTGATGTTACTTGTCCCGATTGGATTCTGCATTCAAATACAATGGTTAAATATTCAACTTGATGACCGTTATGGTATGTAAAACGTTGACCTTCTCCGCCGTAGACACCAATGATCTTTTCGGACTCAATGACAAGACCTGTTTCCTCAAATGCTTCTCTGACCATCGCTTGTGCCGGTGTTTCACCAATCTCAATTGCCCCAGCAATTAACCCCCATGTTGATTCATTATGTTTACGTCCAAATAGGATCTCTCCATGTTCATTTCGAATAATACCAGCCACACCTGGCATAAATATGAGCTCATTCCCAATCTTAGCTCTAAGGTTCTTATAGTAATCAGACATACTCAATTGCAGTTCCCCCCTTCAGACAGTTTATAAAATGCTACAACTGACATCAATCACACTTCGTTCTGTGTTACTCTTGTTCTACAACAATATCTTGGCACTGGATAATCAGTTCAGACATTTCTTCACCATCAAAAAGCATATGTAGTTCATATCCATTTTCGA contains these protein-coding regions:
- a CDS encoding SHOCT domain-containing protein, giving the protein MKVLSTIGIVLFTLTFFMILGLGPEDPDNAAFLALLTMLYAIPFSIVVLVRANKLKKPPVNVHEQLLQLGELKEKNIITDFEFDQKKQKLLSKYK
- a CDS encoding cation diffusion facilitator family transporter; translated protein: MSGHHHNHDHGHHHAHPNNKKVLLFSFIIITLYMIVEAVGGFVTNSLALISDAGHMLSDAVALGIALLAFTFGEKAVNTGKTYGYRRFEILAATLNGITLIAISLYIFYEAIGRFIHPPEVATFGMLIISIVGLLVNILVAWIMMRGSDTENNLNMRGAYLHVISDMLGSIGAIVAALLMMFFGWGWADPLASVIVAVLVLRSGFFVTKSSLHILMEGTPANVDVNDLVQTIKKVDGVHGVHDVHVWSITSNLNALTAHIVVDGSLSIYEAEALVQKIEHMLEHKDIKHVTLQVESEKHLHDSSVLCTVKGDAPDAHAHHHH
- a CDS encoding MBL fold metallo-hydrolase; this encodes MLNKLSESIYYLSNQNDKDRPTLGLVCGDQYSLVIDGGNSVQHAQEFLQEISRLDVPPIKYLVITHAHWDHFLGMNEFNATIIVNRLTQQMMNIWRNFSFDDHSLHEYVESNKMSSHCMEIIKNEIPMRNSYQLNDSDISFEGSLELDLGNKVCRIETIRSTHTDDSTIVYIPDEKTIFLGDSPYGTTTNSLFHYKQAMLLPMIEDIQKYDADHFLLGHESICDLDEMDVFWRELTSCNRAVTSTSLDSAITNFEKEHERTPNENEMFFLQAFVNDQRLQLQHK
- a CDS encoding NUDIX domain-containing protein encodes the protein MSDYYKNLRAKIGNELIFMPGVAGIIRNEHGEILFGRKHNESTWGLIAGAIEIGETPAQAMVREAFEETGLVIESEKIIGVYGGEGQRFTYHNGHQVEYLTIVFECRIQSGQVTSNNEEMKDLQFFREHELPPLANHYPDYIFSSTQKERAHFDI
- a CDS encoding DUF6985 domain-containing protein encodes the protein MTERFHLERVGVEEPSDENRVSGYGMLELFQSEVEYRFNTEDISLEEAEWHIHDVLNRLPDDTVNDICNRAYEWKTEKMSSDTADYPAGLAEVEGRGILTFMAVGEVELYRNPADPKDKILGAILGGSTDWDTENGMGIVMLGHQVLEVREYLGYGEFAIWTESDEK